A portion of the Pseudomonas koreensis genome contains these proteins:
- the kdgD gene encoding 5-dehydro-4-deoxyglucarate dehydratase, which produces MNPQELKSILSAGLLSFPVTDFNAQGDFNRAGYIKRLEWLAPYGASALFAAGGTGEFFSLAASEYSEIIKTAVDTCATSVPILAGVGGSTRQAIEYAQEAERLGAKGLLLLPHYLTEASQDGVAAHVEAVCKSVKIGVVVYNRNVCRLTAPLLERLAERCPNLIGYKDGLGDIELMVSIRRRLGDRFSYLGGLPTAEVYAAAYKALGVPVYSSAVFNFIPKTAMDFYHAIAREDHATVGKIIDDFFLPYLDIRNRKAGYAVSIVKAGAKIAGYDAGPVRAPLTDLTGEEYEMLAALIDKQGAQ; this is translated from the coding sequence ATGAATCCACAAGAACTGAAGTCCATCCTCTCTGCCGGCCTGCTGTCTTTCCCGGTGACCGATTTCAACGCGCAAGGCGATTTCAATCGCGCGGGCTACATCAAACGCCTGGAATGGCTGGCTCCGTATGGTGCTTCGGCTCTATTCGCCGCCGGCGGCACCGGTGAGTTTTTCTCCCTGGCCGCCAGCGAATACTCGGAAATCATCAAGACCGCCGTCGACACCTGCGCCACCAGCGTGCCAATCCTCGCCGGCGTCGGTGGTTCGACCCGCCAGGCCATCGAATACGCTCAGGAAGCCGAGCGTCTGGGCGCCAAAGGTCTGTTGCTGCTGCCGCACTACCTGACCGAAGCGAGCCAGGACGGTGTTGCCGCGCACGTTGAAGCCGTGTGCAAATCGGTGAAGATCGGCGTGGTCGTCTACAACCGCAACGTTTGCCGCCTCACCGCGCCGTTGCTGGAACGTCTGGCCGAGCGCTGCCCGAACCTGATCGGCTACAAGGATGGCCTGGGCGATATCGAGTTGATGGTGTCGATCCGCCGCCGCCTCGGTGATCGCTTCAGCTACCTGGGTGGGCTGCCGACCGCTGAAGTCTACGCCGCGGCCTACAAGGCTTTGGGCGTGCCGGTTTACTCCTCGGCGGTGTTCAACTTCATCCCGAAAACCGCGATGGACTTCTACCACGCGATCGCTCGCGAAGATCACGCTACCGTCGGCAAGATCATCGACGACTTCTTCCTGCCATACCTGGACATCCGCAACCGCAAGGCCGGTTACGCCGTGAGCATCGTCAAGGCCGGTGCAAAAATCGCCGGCTATGACGCAGGCCCGGTGCGTGCGCCGCTGACCGACCTGACCGGCGAAGAATACGAAATGCTCGCCGCGCTGATCGACAAGCAAGGCGCGCAATAA
- a CDS encoding FadR/GntR family transcriptional regulator: protein MEKLIDTPRLPRKRRSLAQELVTVLSEQIRDGLLKRGDKLPTESAIMEAHGVSRTVVREAISRLQAAGQVETRHGIGTFVLDTPSPSGFRIDPATVVTLRDVLAILELRISLEVESAGLAAQRRSAEQLATMRAALDALNESASHASDAVSSDFAFHLEIALSTGNRYFTDIMTHLGTSIIPRTRLNSARLAHDDQQHYMSRLSREHEEIYDAIARQDSDAARAAMRLHLTNSRERLRQAHEEAQAQG, encoded by the coding sequence ATGGAAAAGCTGATCGACACCCCGCGCCTCCCCCGCAAGCGCCGCAGCCTCGCCCAGGAACTGGTGACGGTGTTGAGCGAGCAGATCCGCGATGGCCTGCTCAAGCGTGGCGACAAGTTGCCCACCGAGTCGGCGATCATGGAAGCCCATGGTGTCAGCCGCACTGTGGTGCGCGAAGCGATTTCCCGTTTGCAGGCTGCCGGTCAGGTGGAAACCCGCCACGGCATCGGCACCTTTGTTCTCGACACACCGAGCCCGAGCGGTTTCCGCATCGACCCGGCCACTGTCGTCACTCTGCGTGACGTCCTGGCGATTCTCGAATTGCGTATCAGCCTCGAAGTCGAATCCGCCGGCCTCGCCGCGCAACGTCGCAGTGCCGAGCAACTGGCAACCATGCGCGCCGCCCTCGACGCCCTGAACGAAAGCGCCTCGCATGCCAGCGATGCGGTGTCTTCGGACTTCGCTTTCCACCTGGAAATCGCCCTGTCCACTGGCAACCGCTACTTCACCGACATCATGACCCACCTGGGCACCAGCATCATTCCGCGTACGCGGCTGAACTCGGCGCGCCTGGCCCACGATGATCAACAGCATTACATGAGCCGCCTGAGCCGCGAGCACGAGGAAATCTACGACGCGATTGCCCGTCAGGACTCCGATGCCGCGCGTGCGGCGATGCGTCTGCACCTGACTAACAGCCGCGAAAGGCTGCGCCAGGCCCATGAAGAGGCGCAGGCGCAGGGGTGA